TTTGCATATTCGCTAATCTGCCCGTGAGTCTCTATACGAATAGCCTTGATGGCACTTTTGTTTATCTGAGCTGCAAGAAATGCCATCTTGCTTGTAAGATCAATATAAGGCTCAACAAACGGTGGTAGATCTTCTGTTTTTATAGGTAAATTTAAAGCGTTTGGATAGCTTATACCACGTGCTGCCAAGATGGCTTGCTCAACTGCCTCTACTGCGATGTTGCGCTGCGACTCAAGGGTATTTGCCCCAAGGTGTGGCGTGACACTTACATTATTTAGATCAAGAAGCGGATGGCTTGTTGCTGGCTCTTTTGTAAAGACATCAATACCAGCAAAAGCTACCTTGCCGCTTTTTAGCCCCTCATAAAGCGCCTCTTCGTTATAAAGGCCGCCCCTAGCGCAGTTTATAAGTCTTACGCCATCTTTCATCTTTGCTATCTCTTTAGCGCCGATCATATCGGTTGTCTCTTTGGTCTTTGGAGTATGGATCGTGATGAAGTCACATGCCAAGATGTCATCAAAATTTTTAGTATAAGTGCCGCCCATATCGATGACCTTAGATGGATCGATGTATGGATCGTAGGCAATGATATCCATGCCAAAAGCTTTTGCGCGAGCTGCTACTCTTGAGCCGATGTTGCCAAAGCCGATCACGCCTAGTTTTTTCTTAAACAGCTCAACTCCGTACCACTTCTCACGCTTCCAAATTCTATCTAGCTTTAGATCGTTGTGAGCGTACTCTAGTGATCTTGCAGCTGCTAGCATGTGAGCCATAGTTAGCTCAACTGCTGCGATAGTATTTGCGGTTGGGACGTTCATAGCGATGATGCCTCTTCTTGAACAGCCATCTATATCAACATTATCCACGCCAACACCAGCTCTAACGATAGCTTTTAATTTCTTACCAGCTTCTAAAAACGCCTCATTTACCTCAGTCGAGCTTCTAGTGATCGCTACATCAGCCTCGCCTAAAATTTTTAAAAGCTCGTCTTTTGGAGTATTAACTGCGTCTATTACATTTATATCTTGCTCTTTTTTTAAAAGCTCAAAACCTACTGGGTGTATCGCGTCGCAAACAATGATAGTTTTCATAATTTTACCTCTCTTACACTTGAGTGGATGTCGTAAACTCTTAGCTGCAGTATGATATTTTGAAGCAACTTTGAGTCTTGAGTATTTAAAAAGATCTGGCTTTTGGCGCCGTCCTTTACAACAGTGAAATCAACCTCGCTATTTCTTAAAGTCTGCATCAAACAGAACATAGAGTAGATATCGTTTTTATCTATCAAAAGTTCGTATGCTGTGATCTTTGGCTTTTCTATCTTAGGTCGGTTGTATTCTATAAAAATTTCATTTACGGGCAATACGTAATCTTTTTTCTTAATAGTTGCCAGCTCGTTGATCCAGTTTTCACTGCCGGCTGTATTTTTGGTTATATTTTGCTCATTTGTAATATTTTTTTCGGTAGTTTGGCTGAAATTTACGCTTGCAAATTTAACAAGATAAACTCCAACCAAATCTAATATCACAAAGAGCAGAACAACTACTAATAAAAGTGTGCGTCTGCCCATTTATACTAGCGTAATTGTTCTTTTATAATGTCGCCAAGTGTTACTTTGTCGTCGTTGTCGTTGATCTCATTTAACACTTCACGCTCTTTTTGTTTTGCTAAACGGCGTATGCTTAGGCGAATTCTATTTTTCTTCTCATCGATAAATGCGATAGCAGCTTCGATCTCATCACCGATCTTTAGCCTGCTTGCATCTACACTACCTAGATCTTCTTTGCGGATTAGCGCATCGACATTATCGCCAAGCTCAACAAATACGCCAAACTCTTTAATATCACGGATCGTTCCTTTTACAATGTCGCCTACACTAAATTTATTAGCAAATGCTTGAACTGGGCTTTGTTTTAGATCTTTTAAGCTTAGAGAAATTTTTTGCTCAGCGCTGTCGATTTTGATGATCTTTACTTCTAGCTCATCGCCAGCTTTGAACATATCTTTGCATTTGTCGTTTCTATCCCAAGATGCATCTTCATTGTGTAGCAAGCCCTCAACGCAGCCTACTCTAACAAATGCACCAAAATTTGTAATAGTTGTCACAACGCCTTTTACTACGTCGCCCTCTTTAAATTTAGATTTGAATTCATCAAATGGCTTTGGAAGTAAATTTTTAAGGCTCACTCTTAAACGGTGTCCTTTTGCGTCTATTTCGATAACCTCAACATCGATCTCTTGGCCTTCGCTGATGTGATCTTTTGGATTTTTGATATTTTTGTCCCATGAAATTTCAGATATATGTAAAAATCCTTCAATATCATTTCCAAGATCGACAAATGCGCCATAAGGCTCTATATTGCTAACTGTTACTTTTATAGTGTCGCCAACTTCTAGGCCGTCGCTTATGATCTCTTCCCAAGGATCTGGAGTAGCTGCCTTGATAGATAGAGATAGGTGGCGTTTTTCGTTGTCATAACTGATAACTTTAACTAAAACTTTATCGCCTTCTTTGTATAAAGAGCTAGGATTTACTGGGCCTTTATAGCTTATCTCGCTGTAATGCACAAGTCCGTCTACACCGCCAACATCAACAAACATACCATAAGTTGTGATCTTTTTAACTGTGCCCTCTATAACGCTATCGTTTTCTACTATACTTGATAGGGCTTCTTTGCGTTTTTTGCGGTCGTCATCTAAAATTTTCTTTCTTGAGACAACGATGCTGTTCTCTTCTTTATCAACTTTTATAACTCTTACTTTGTATGATTTTCCAACTACGCCCTCAGCATTTTTAAATCCACTGTGCGTTCTTGGTAAGAAAAATTCTACACCATTTGCGTCTTGAGTGATAAAACCACCTTTATTTTTTCCAACTACTTTTACGTCTATTTCGCCAGAATTTTCAGGATCGTAAGCTTCAATGAAAGCTTTAACTTTCTCTTTTCTAAGTGCTTTTTTGTGCGACACTATAGGTCTTCCATTTCTTGATCCAGTTATTACAACTTTGATCGTATCGCCAACTTTATGCGTCAGGTTGCCGTTTGCGTCAGTGATCTCAGAAACATTTAAAATGCCTTCTGACTTCTTGCCAACGTCGATTAAAACCTCATCACCATTGATACTGACGATCTTTGCGTCACTATCTTCTTCAGTCTTTTTAAAAGACTCCTCTAACATCGCAGCAAAATCGATATCTTCGATATCTTCGTCTTTTGCTTTTCCTAATTGAACACTTTTGTTCACAGCCATCTTGATCCTTTAAATTTTATTATGCCAGTAGAGGCAAATTGGCTTATTATAGTTAATTGTGGCTTTAGCTAGGATAAATTTTATACTTTTTTGATTCTATCAACGACTTTTTGTATGATCCAGTCAGGTGTGCTAGCCCCTGCACTTATGCCACACAAATTTTTGCCATCAAACCATGATCCCTCAAGCTCTTCTTCACTTTCAATGAGGTAACTGTCTTCGCAGAAATTTTTAGATATTAGGTAGAGTTGTTTTGTATTTGAGCTGTTTTTTCCGCCGATTATTATCATCACGTCAGCTCTTTTTGCTAAATTTTTAGCGGCCTCTTGGTTTTCAAATGTCGCGTTGCAGATCGTGTTAAAAACGCGCAGCTCTTTTACATGAAGCATGAGATAGTTTGCGATCTGCATAAATTTCTCAACTTTTCTAGTAGTTTGGCTAACAAGCGCGACCTTTTGTTTAAATTTAATGCCCTCTAACTCACTCTCTTCAAGCACGACATAGACATTGCCCTTAGCATACGACTTCACCCCTTTTACCTCTGGGTGGTGCACGTCACCAAAGATCACCACATCATAGCCCTCTTCGCTCATTTTTTCGCAAATTTGTTGTGGCTTTGTCACAAACGGACAAGTTGCATCGATCACTTTTATATCGGTTTTTTTTAGCTCTGCAAGGTCGTTTTTAGTGATGCCATGAGTGCGGATGATCGCCTTTTTCTCATCTTTTAGCTCACTTATGCCTTCAAGCGTCTTTACATTGTAGTTTTTCTCTAGCCTGTTTATCTCTTCATTGTTATGGATGAGCGGACCGATAGTTGCAGCATCTCCAGCGTTTTCAGCTATCTTTATCGCCCTTTTTACACCAAAGCAAAATCCATAACTACTAGCAAGCTCGATCTTCAACCTTAGCTCCCATTTTCTTTAAAATTTCAGCAAAATTTGGAAACGAAGTGGCGATAAATTTGCTCTTTTCTATCCGCATGCCACATTTTAGTCCAAGTATGGCAAAGCTCATGGCGATTCTGTGATCTCCGTGGCTATCAATAGTGGCAAATTTAGCCTCAGAGCCATTTATGATAAAGCCATCTTCAAGCTCGCTAGCATCGACACCACACTGCTTTAGCGCATTTACCGTGACAGCTATCCTGTCACTCTCTTTTACACGAAGCTCTTTTGCGTTTGTTAGCTTACTTTGACCCTTAGCGCAGGCAAATGCGATGGCTAAAGCTGGGGCTTCGTCGATGAGCCACGAGATATTTTCGCTAACCTCTACGCCTTTTAAATTTGGCGAGTACTTAACCTCGATGTCGCCGATATCTTCATATTTACTTGAGGTATTGTGAAATTTTATCTCAGCGCCCATTTTTTCTAAAACCCTATAAGCTTCGATGCGAGTTTTATTTAGCAAGATATTTTTTAAAATAATATGCGAATTTGGAATGATTAGAGCTGCGACCGCAAAGAAAAATGCCGAACTTGGATCATTTGGCACGTCTATATCAAGTGGCAAAAGTGGCGATTTCATCGGCTCTAAAGTGATATCTAAACCGTCACACTTTATATCAGCTCCCATACCAGCAAGCATGCGCTCAGTATGGTCTCTGCTTAGCTCTGGCTCGCTAAATTTGCAGCCATTTGAGTAAAGAGCCGCCAGCAAAAGTGCACTTTTTACCTGAGCTGAGGCAATCTTACTATCAAAACTAAACCTTTCAAATTTCGTCCCTCTTATACAAAGTGGAGCGTTATTTGCGTCGTTTGCGCCATCTATCTTTGCCCCCATCTCATTTAGAGGCTTTGCTATCCTTGCCATCGGGCGAGAATTTAAATATTTATCGCCACTTAGCACAAAAAAGCCATCTTGTGCAGCTAATAGTCCCATAAAAAGCCTCATCGCCGTGCCCGAGTTGCCACACTCTAAAATTTCATTTGGCTCTTTTATCTTTTGTGGAGGAGTGATCGTTATCTCAGCTCCGTTATCCTCTACTTTTGCGCCAAGGAGCTTGACTATTTTTAGAGTATTTAGCGTATCGCCTGCTCTTAGATAGTTTCTAACGCGAGATGGTTTGTCGCTTAAAAGCGAAAACATCGCACATCTATGCGAGATAGACTTATCAGCCGCGATGTCGTCGATAGTTAAATTTAGACTTTTTTCTAATGGATAAATTCTCATCTTATTCCGATATTTAGTTTCTCTTTTAGCTCGCTTAAAATTTTATCCATAAGCGCGTTTATATCGTCATCTTCGAGCGTTTTTTCCATATCTTGGAATGTAAATTTAAGGCTAAGGCTGATCGCGCCATTTAGTTTCGCGTCTTTATAGATATCAACCGGCAAGAACTCTTTTAGCTCTTTTAAATTTAGCCCTCTTATGCACTCATAAATTCGTCCAGCCTCGAAATTTTCAGGCACGATGAGGCTAAGATCTCTTGTCGTGCTTTGAAATTTAGAGTATGGCACTGCAAGGATTGGCTCAAATTTAAGCTTTGCAAAATTAATCTCACAAACATAAGTTTTTGGCAGATCTCTTTTTGCCTCTACCCTCGCATCAACTCTGCCGATATAGCCGATCTTTTCGCCATTTTGATAGATGTGTGCCTGCTCATAAGGGCTAAAATATGAGATCTCTTGGCAAGGTTTTAGCTCAAATTTACCTATTACATTTTGCACCATCGCTGCAAATGCGTAGAAATTTGCCTCCTCGCCCTTTGCGCCGTTTATCAGTGTTGGCTCTTTTAAAAGCCCTGATACTACAAAGCCTAAATTTAAACCTTGATTTGCATTTTCGTCAAAAACTTCGCCAAACTCAAAAAGCCTAACTGAGCGCTTTGAGTTTTTGATATTTTTCTCGCTTGAGCTTAGAAGGTGATTAACAAGTGCTGGTCTAAGCGTGTTTAGTTCGTTGTTTATAGGATTTAGTATCTTGATCTTGCAAGGTTTGAAATTTAGCTCACTTAGCTCATCAAGGCTGTCAAATACGTAGTGCACGCTCTCGAAAAATCCACTTTGTGCCGCACGGTGTCTTAAATTTAAAGCATTTTTATAGTCAAAATATGTCTTATTTAGCCTATTTTTCTCAGAGAAATTTAACGGCGTTGAGGCGATATTGTCGATGCCTATTATCCTTACGATCTCCTCGCAAATATCATGCGAATTTACGATATCATGGCGAAATAACGGCACTTTTACGTTAAAGCTCTCTTGCTCAACATTTACCGCGATCTCAAAGCCAAGTTTCTTTAAAATTTTAACGACATCGTTTCTTGCAACCTCTTGACCGATCATATTTTTAAGCTCGCCAAGTGAGATGCTAAGCGTGATAGGCTCGGTGTTTAGAAGTGATTGCTGTGAGCCAGCAAAAAGGCTTAGGCTATCTTTAAAGCCAGCTAGCATTTTAAAAAGATAGTCCGCCCCGTAAGCTAAATTTGGCTCGCTACCACGGCTTGAGCGATAAACTTGATCGCCTTTTGGTAAATTTTTATTTTCAAAAATGGCCTTTGAGACAACATCTGGTTTTACGTAGCTAGCCTCTACCAAGATCACCTTTGAGCCCTCATCGACCCTAGCCTCATCGCTTTGGTAAATTCCAGCAACGCCTAAATTTTTATCCTCGCAAAAGACCACGCACTCGCCATTTTCGCCATTTTTGATGTCAAAAACTGCTTTTTCACCCTCGCCCACAAGCTTAGCGTGATCATAAGCTCTAAACAAGACGCCAGTGCAAAATGTCGCGTATTCAAGTAGCCTTTCTACTAAATTTGTCTTTTGGCAATCAATTAGAGCTAGTCTCAAGCGAGTTAATAAATTTTCACTTAATGCATTTTTTAGCTCAAATGCTTTATACAAAAACGAGCCATTTACCTTATCTTCAGTTCGCACAGACGCGATCCTGCCGATGCCTAGTAAATTTTCGCTATCTTCATTTTCGTGGCTATCTTTCATATTTAGATCAAGTGCGGTGCAAATTTCTCTTGCGATGCCGTGTAAATTTTGGCAGTCACCTCTGTTTGCTGTGACATCGACCTCGATGATCACATCTTTAAACGCTTCAAATTCGCCAAGACTTGTGCCAAGTTTTAGCTTGCCGATACTCTCATCAAGTGGCAAGATACCGTCATTTGTCTTAGGCAGTCCTAGCTCAGTTGAAGAGCAGATCATACCACATGACTCGATGCCTCTTAGCTTTGCCTTTTTGATCTCAAGACCATTTGGCATCGTCGTACCAATGAGCGCAACTGGAACAAACTGACCAGCCTCGACGTTTTTGGCTCCGCACACGATCTGAAGCGTTTCGCTGCCAACATCAACTTGACAAACGCTTAGTTTATCGGCGTCTGGGTGTTTTTCTCTACTTTTTACGTAGCCCACCACAACGCTTTTTGGTAAATTTATCTCTTTATAGCTATCAACTTCTAAGCCGATAGAGTTTAATGTCTTTGAAAGTGTCTCGCCGCTAACCTCGCTAAGGTCGATCCACTCGTTTAACCAATGCTTTGAAATTATCATTTAAACTGCTCCAACAATCTTAAATCTCCCTCAAAAAGTGACCTTAGATCAGGCACTCTATGAAGCAACATCGCAAATCTCTCAACCCCAAGGCCAAAGGCATATCCGCTCACATTTTTATAGCCAACTGCCTTAAATACATTTGGATCCACGACGCCGCATCCAAGCACCTCGAGCCAAGTAGTCTGCTTGCACACCCTGCAACCCTTGCCGTGGCAGAATATACAACTAATATCAACCTCTGCGCTAGGCTCCGTAAAGGGAAAGAAGCTAGGGCGAAAACGCACTTCAACGTCGCCAAACATGTGCTTTAAAAAGCCCTCTAGCATTGATTTTAAATTTGCAAAGCTAACTTTGTCTGCATCCTCCACCACAAGGCCCTCGACTTGATGAAACATCGGTGTATGCGTTAAGTCCATATCGCGTCTAAAGACGGTGCCTGGCGCTATCATGCGGATAGGTGGCTTTTGATTTAACATAGTTCGCACCTGAACTGGGCTCGTATGCGTCCTTAAAAGTCTAAAATCATCTAGGTAAAATGTATCTTGCATATCCCTTGCTGGGTGGTATTTTGGTAAATTTAGCGCCTCAAAGTTGTGAAAATCATCTTCTATAAGCGGCCCAGTCTCGAGCGAAAAATTTAGAGCTAAAAAATACTCAATTATCTTATCCATCGTGGCCATCACAGGGTGCAGCGCCCCGCTAGCAACAGGCTCGTTAAAAAGCGTGATATCAGCGGCCTCTTTTTTCATCTTGTTATCTATCTCTTGCTCGCTAAGCTCGGCTTTTTTAGCTTCTATAAGCGCGCTTAGCTCATCTCTTTGCTTGTTTAAATTTGCTGCAAATTCCTTTTTTTCATCCTCGCCAAGCTCTTTTAGCTTTGCAAAACCTTGCGCCAAGATGCCCTTTTTGCCAAAAATTTCTACCCTGACCTTCTCCAGATCATCAAGAGTTGAAATTTCATTTTTGATTTTATTAATGAAATCTTGCAATTTTTTACCTTTAGAAATTTTTTAGTCGATTTTATAGAAAAAGAGTTAAAATCAAGATAAAAAGCGCGAAATTTAAGCACACTTTGATATAATTTCTCAAACTTTCAAAGGAGATAAAATGACCATATTTGAAAAGATCGTTGCTGGTGAAATTCCTTGTAACAAAGTGCTTGAGAGCGAGAAATTTCTAGCTTTTAACGACATCAACCCAAAAGCGCCGATCCACATCCTCATCATCCCTAAAAAACACTACAAAAACTTCCAAGAGATGGACCCAGTTTTGATGGGTGAGATGACTAAATTTATCCAAGAAGTGGCGAGCTTAATGGGCGTTGATAAGAGCGGATACCGTCTCATAACAAACTGCGGTGAAAACGGCGGTCAAGAGGTCATGCACCTACACTTTCACCTACTTGCTGGCGCAAAACTTGGCTGGAGCGAAGGCGTAGCTGATCCACAAAGCACATTTTAAAAACAAAATTTAGACTCTTTTTGAGTCTAAATTCTTTAAAATTTTACTTCAAACATCTAAATTTAAATAAATTTATTTCCTAGCAGCTTTTACCGCTTCAAGTAGCTCTTCAAAGCCAGCTTTACTTGAATGCTCAACATCTTTTAGTATCTCGACACCTGCTAAATGTCCCTTATCTTTATCAGCAAAAATCGCCATAGCCTTATCTAGTCCGTGATGGACATTTTCGTGGTGCGCAGCTATACTTGAGAGGGTTCTTGGATCTTTTATGATGGTATTTTTCACATCTTTTTCATACCACTTGCCAAATCTACACTCATGCACGTCTTGAATTTTATTTATCTCGCCAATCAAGACGCCTCGGTAGCCATTTAGCTTCATATTGATGTGATCTATCTTGCCGTTACTGACATTGACCTCATTTGTTACGTTTAGGGCTTGATTTAGGATGTTTTGAGTATTGGCATTTACGCTTGAGATGTTGCCCTCAAAGCCACCTAAAATTTGCATCGCATTTGCTGAAATTTTAGAGAAATTCTCGCTCATTTCGATCATTGTGTTTGCACTTTGTTTAAGGCCATTTATATTTACTTCAACCTCAAGTGTCGCCTTTTGCGTGCGTTCTGCAAGCTTTCTAACCTCATCTGCAACAACTGCAAAGCCTCGTCCATGCTCGCCCGCACGAGCCGCCTCGATAGCAGCATTTAGCGCTAGCAAATTTGTCTGATCTGAGATGTCTTTTATGAGATTTATGATCTCAACGATAGAATTTACGCTTCCATCAAGCGAAGAGGCGTCGTTTGAGAGGTCGCCGCTCATCTGGCTCACTTGCTCGATCGAGCTTAAAATTTCAGCCGTTTGAGACTTTAACTCGCCTGTTTCTTTGAAGGTTTTTTCATTTAAATGGTTTATATTTTCAAGCATTTTTAAATTTTCTTCGATGGTTGATTGCAAGAAGTTCATACCATCTTGATAGCTAGTTAGCAGCAAATTTATAGCCTCTTGCTTATCCTTAGCTTGCTCTTTTGGCTCGCAAGTTTTGGCATTTTTTAGCTCATTTTTAAGTGCTAAAATTTCAGCCTTTAAAGCTTCATTTTCTCTTTCTAAAGCTTCATTTTTACTACCAAGCTCTTTATTTTTGCTGTCAAAAAACATTTTTCATCCTTTAAAATTTGTAAATTACGCGTAATTATAACTCTTTTTACTTAAGCCAGTCGTCTAAAATTTTAATTTGCTCTTCAATACTTTTATTTGCCGTGCCACCTTTTGAAGTGCGGGCCTCTTTTGAAGCGTGCAGATCTAGAAATTTAATGGCATTTTCATCTAAATTTTCATCAACACTTTTTAGCTGCTCTTTGTTTAGCTCGCTTAGATCAAGCCCCAAGCTTTCAGCCTTTGCGACAGCCTTGCCGGTGATAAAATGCGCTGTTCTAAATGGGATATTTTTCTCACGCACTAGATAGTCCGCTAGATCAGTGGCACTTAGATGCCCTGTTTTTGTCGCTTTCAGCATATTTTTTTCATTAAATTTAGCTGTTTTTATCATCTCATTTAGGATGGTAGCCGAGCTTAAAATGGTTGCAACACTATCAAAAACACCCTCTTTATCTTCTTGCATATCTTTGTTGTAAGCAAGCGGCAAGCCTTTCATAGTCGTTAGCAGCGCTACTAAATTTCCATTTACACGCCCAGTTTTGCCGCGTATGAGCTCAGCGACGTCTGGATTTTTCTTTTGAGGCATGATGGAGCTGCCCGTGCTGTAAGCGTCACTAATGCTTACAAAGCCAAATTCTTGCGAGCTCCAAAGTATGAGCTCCTCACAAAGCCTAGAAGCGTGCGTCATAAAAACGCTAATGTTAAATAAAATTTCAAGCGCAAAGTCG
This genomic stretch from Campylobacter concisus harbors:
- the serA gene encoding phosphoglycerate dehydrogenase, producing the protein MMKTIIVCDAIHPVGFELLKKEQDINVIDAVNTPKDELLKILGEADVAITRSSTEVNEAFLEAGKKLKAIVRAGVGVDNVDIDGCSRRGIIAMNVPTANTIAAVELTMAHMLAAARSLEYAHNDLKLDRIWKREKWYGVELFKKKLGVIGFGNIGSRVAARAKAFGMDIIAYDPYIDPSKVIDMGGTYTKNFDDILACDFITIHTPKTKETTDMIGAKEIAKMKDGVRLINCARGGLYNEEALYEGLKSGKVAFAGIDVFTKEPATSHPLLDLNNVSVTPHLGANTLESQRNIAVEAVEQAILAARGISYPNALNLPIKTEDLPPFVEPYIDLTSKMAFLAAQINKSAIKAIRIETHGQISEYANSMLTFAIVGALKESLGDAINYVNAKFLCDEKGITTETSTGGDSIFKNKITVRITTENGIVSVGGTVFGENQQRIVTVNGFKTDFKPKGKMIIFKNHDVPGVIAQISKILADEKINIADFRLGRDEHGMALAVILVDEHIKTETLERLNALEACVWAQYAVI
- a CDS encoding 30S ribosomal protein S1 → MAVNKSVQLGKAKDEDIEDIDFAAMLEESFKKTEEDSDAKIVSINGDEVLIDVGKKSEGILNVSEITDANGNLTHKVGDTIKVVITGSRNGRPIVSHKKALRKEKVKAFIEAYDPENSGEIDVKVVGKNKGGFITQDANGVEFFLPRTHSGFKNAEGVVGKSYKVRVIKVDKEENSIVVSRKKILDDDRKKRKEALSSIVENDSVIEGTVKKITTYGMFVDVGGVDGLVHYSEISYKGPVNPSSLYKEGDKVLVKVISYDNEKRHLSLSIKAATPDPWEEIISDGLEVGDTIKVTVSNIEPYGAFVDLGNDIEGFLHISEISWDKNIKNPKDHISEGQEIDVEVIEIDAKGHRLRVSLKNLLPKPFDEFKSKFKEGDVVKGVVTTITNFGAFVRVGCVEGLLHNEDASWDRNDKCKDMFKAGDELEVKIIKIDSAEQKISLSLKDLKQSPVQAFANKFSVGDIVKGTIRDIKEFGVFVELGDNVDALIRKEDLGSVDASRLKIGDEIEAAIAFIDEKKNRIRLSIRRLAKQKEREVLNEINDNDDKVTLGDIIKEQLR
- a CDS encoding 4-hydroxy-3-methylbut-2-enyl diphosphate reductase — its product is MKIELASSYGFCFGVKRAIKIAENAGDAATIGPLIHNNEEINRLEKNYNVKTLEGISELKDEKKAIIRTHGITKNDLAELKKTDIKVIDATCPFVTKPQQICEKMSEEGYDVVIFGDVHHPEVKGVKSYAKGNVYVVLEESELEGIKFKQKVALVSQTTRKVEKFMQIANYLMLHVKELRVFNTICNATFENQEAAKNLAKRADVMIIIGGKNSSNTKQLYLISKNFCEDSYLIESEEELEGSWFDGKNLCGISAGASTPDWIIQKVVDRIKKV
- the aroA gene encoding 3-phosphoshikimate 1-carboxyvinyltransferase — translated: MRIYPLEKSLNLTIDDIAADKSISHRCAMFSLLSDKPSRVRNYLRAGDTLNTLKIVKLLGAKVEDNGAEITITPPQKIKEPNEILECGNSGTAMRLFMGLLAAQDGFFVLSGDKYLNSRPMARIAKPLNEMGAKIDGANDANNAPLCIRGTKFERFSFDSKIASAQVKSALLLAALYSNGCKFSEPELSRDHTERMLAGMGADIKCDGLDITLEPMKSPLLPLDIDVPNDPSSAFFFAVAALIIPNSHIILKNILLNKTRIEAYRVLEKMGAEIKFHNTSSKYEDIGDIEVKYSPNLKGVEVSENISWLIDEAPALAIAFACAKGQSKLTNAKELRVKESDRIAVTVNALKQCGVDASELEDGFIINGSEAKFATIDSHGDHRIAMSFAILGLKCGMRIEKSKFIATSFPNFAEILKKMGAKVEDRAC
- the pheT gene encoding phenylalanine--tRNA ligase subunit beta gives rise to the protein MIISKHWLNEWIDLSEVSGETLSKTLNSIGLEVDSYKEINLPKSVVVGYVKSREKHPDADKLSVCQVDVGSETLQIVCGAKNVEAGQFVPVALIGTTMPNGLEIKKAKLRGIESCGMICSSTELGLPKTNDGILPLDESIGKLKLGTSLGEFEAFKDVIIEVDVTANRGDCQNLHGIAREICTALDLNMKDSHENEDSENLLGIGRIASVRTEDKVNGSFLYKAFELKNALSENLLTRLRLALIDCQKTNLVERLLEYATFCTGVLFRAYDHAKLVGEGEKAVFDIKNGENGECVVFCEDKNLGVAGIYQSDEARVDEGSKVILVEASYVKPDVVSKAIFENKNLPKGDQVYRSSRGSEPNLAYGADYLFKMLAGFKDSLSLFAGSQQSLLNTEPITLSISLGELKNMIGQEVARNDVVKILKKLGFEIAVNVEQESFNVKVPLFRHDIVNSHDICEEIVRIIGIDNIASTPLNFSEKNRLNKTYFDYKNALNLRHRAAQSGFFESVHYVFDSLDELSELNFKPCKIKILNPINNELNTLRPALVNHLLSSSEKNIKNSKRSVRLFEFGEVFDENANQGLNLGFVVSGLLKEPTLINGAKGEEANFYAFAAMVQNVIGKFELKPCQEISYFSPYEQAHIYQNGEKIGYIGRVDARVEAKRDLPKTYVCEINFAKLKFEPILAVPYSKFQSTTRDLSLIVPENFEAGRIYECIRGLNLKELKEFLPVDIYKDAKLNGAISLSLKFTFQDMEKTLEDDDINALMDKILSELKEKLNIGIR
- the pheS gene encoding phenylalanine--tRNA ligase subunit alpha — its product is MQDFINKIKNEISTLDDLEKVRVEIFGKKGILAQGFAKLKELGEDEKKEFAANLNKQRDELSALIEAKKAELSEQEIDNKMKKEAADITLFNEPVASGALHPVMATMDKIIEYFLALNFSLETGPLIEDDFHNFEALNLPKYHPARDMQDTFYLDDFRLLRTHTSPVQVRTMLNQKPPIRMIAPGTVFRRDMDLTHTPMFHQVEGLVVEDADKVSFANLKSMLEGFLKHMFGDVEVRFRPSFFPFTEPSAEVDISCIFCHGKGCRVCKQTTWLEVLGCGVVDPNVFKAVGYKNVSGYAFGLGVERFAMLLHRVPDLRSLFEGDLRLLEQFK
- a CDS encoding histidine triad nucleotide-binding protein: MTIFEKIVAGEIPCNKVLESEKFLAFNDINPKAPIHILIIPKKHYKNFQEMDPVLMGEMTKFIQEVASLMGVDKSGYRLITNCGENGGQEVMHLHFHLLAGAKLGWSEGVADPQSTF
- a CDS encoding CZB domain-containing protein — translated: MKLNGYRGVLIGEINKIQDVHECRFGKWYEKDVKNTIIKDPRTLSSIAAHHENVHHGLDKAMAIFADKDKGHLAGVEILKDVEHSSKAGFEELLEAVKAARK